GTTCCGGCCTTCGCCGCTGTCGATACCACCGAGCTCGATGGTGCAAAAACTGACGCTATGGCTGTCTGCGCTATCGTTTTCGGCATTCTCGTGGCTATTGCCGCGTACAAGTACGTCCGTCGCGCCCTGTAATCGGGCTGGCGTCAATAAAGCCCGGTACTCGTTATCGGGCTTTTTTTTGAGGGGTAGGGCATGGACGGTAATTTTATAGTCTTCGTTATTGTCCTGATTTGTTTTTGGACAATCTTTTTCGGGCGGGTTTGATATGCGTATATGTATAATCCTTGCTCTGTCTCTTTTGTTTTCAACTGCAAGTTATGCCGAGAGGTATTATTGGCGCGTAGCATTTCCCGAACCCTCCGCCACACAATATCCGTCTGCTGCTGCTGCATGTGCTGCTAACCATCAGTATTACGCGTCCGTTCATGGTGGCTCATATGCAGCGATTGAGCATGAAATAATTAAGAATTCGGAAAC
The sequence above is drawn from the Pseudomonas sp. Z8(2022) genome and encodes:
- a CDS encoding major capsid protein — its product is MKAFNVVRKYGRQAAVAATSLLAVPAFAAVDTTELDGAKTDAMAVCAIVFGILVAIAAYKYVRRAL